In a single window of the uncultured Dysgonomonas sp. genome:
- a CDS encoding glycosyltransferase family 4 protein yields the protein MMRVLFISHYPGLGGANLSMIHLIEHLRIYGIVPLVFIPAHGPIEVELQKRGIAYEIHRYASLRTVDKGTVYNALEAVLRVAVNIGQSIRLSIKLRNKIDLIHSNSSLVFLGWFLKKIMRKPLIWHLREFGRGDYDLCLPLGRKISAKCYEDADVMVAISQSVADYYMQSICPEANMRTIYNGIDESSVLPRFIRKEDKIAICMAGGISEQKNQIELIRAVRLIKNNNFRIDIIGDGDKKYIDKLRLIIKEYGLDDVIRFIGPKGNIGAILKNYSIGIITSKNEAFGRVIIEYMLAKLAVIAPNAGACTELVCNGQTGFVYELGNASDLANKLQLLIQNGTERNRVALSGYDMAINHYTARINAQKVYMLYKEVMKV from the coding sequence ATGATGCGCGTTCTTTTTATCTCACATTATCCGGGGCTTGGCGGTGCTAATCTTTCGATGATCCATTTAATAGAACATCTGAGAATATATGGTATCGTACCCTTAGTCTTTATACCTGCCCATGGGCCGATAGAAGTAGAACTTCAAAAAAGAGGAATAGCATATGAAATACACCGGTATGCCTCATTACGTACTGTGGACAAGGGCACCGTATACAATGCATTAGAAGCCGTTTTGAGAGTGGCTGTCAACATCGGGCAGTCTATCAGATTATCCATCAAACTGCGAAACAAAATAGATCTGATCCATTCAAATTCCAGTTTAGTATTCTTAGGTTGGTTTTTAAAAAAAATAATGAGAAAGCCATTAATTTGGCATCTACGGGAATTTGGGCGTGGCGACTACGACCTATGTTTACCATTGGGAAGAAAAATCTCTGCTAAATGTTATGAAGACGCTGATGTCATGGTCGCAATTTCCCAATCGGTTGCAGACTATTATATGCAATCAATATGCCCCGAGGCCAATATGAGGACGATATATAATGGTATAGATGAGAGTAGTGTTCTACCCCGTTTTATCCGGAAGGAAGATAAGATAGCAATATGCATGGCTGGAGGTATAAGCGAACAGAAAAATCAGATAGAATTAATCCGTGCTGTCCGTTTAATAAAAAATAATAATTTCAGAATTGACATAATTGGGGATGGTGATAAAAAATATATCGACAAACTGAGATTAATTATCAAAGAATACGGATTAGATGATGTGATAAGATTTATAGGCCCAAAGGGTAATATCGGTGCTATTCTCAAAAATTACAGTATTGGCATTATTACATCAAAAAATGAGGCTTTTGGCCGGGTAATTATCGAATATATGTTGGCAAAACTTGCTGTGATAGCTCCTAATGCCGGAGCATGTACAGAATTGGTGTGTAATGGACAAACCGGATTTGTGTACGAGCTTGGCAATGCGTCCGACTTGGCAAATAAGCTCCAATTACTTATTCAAAATGGCACTGAACGTAACCGTGTAGCTTTATCGGGCTATGATATGGCGATCAATCACTATACGGCCCGGATAAATGCGCAAAAAGTTTATATGCTGTATAAAGAAGTTATGAAAGTATGA